The genomic segment TTAGCTTCGATTGGATCACTCTCGGCTCAGCTTTAATTTGTACGGGAACATGTCAAGTCCGGTTTTCTTAGCCCTGTTCCCACTTCAGACGTGACTACGCCACAATTGCGTCATGAGGCCTGTGTGCATGGAGTCATGGAGGTCAAATGGTTTTGGGATATTGAATTGGAAATTGTTCTTTACTTAAGAAAATTATAAATAGTTGCCCAAATTCTGATTCACTCAGATATCTTACTCAATAGAAAAAGAACTTTCAAGGGCATATCCCCTGTTTAAGCAAAAAAGTCTACAGTGATTGAAATTAGTGTATTACAAATTTAAAATGTTTATTAAACAATCGAAACAACTACAGCGATTTAgatgaatttcaaattctttaTCAAATTTCTCAATTCAAATGCAGCCTTAAAATATATTCCCGCTAATTATTTAGTTGCATTATGATATTGTTGGGATGCCTTGAATCAGGTTTTCGACCTTCGCTGAGCTTACAGTATACATTAGTTATCGTGTCTGTTTTATTTTGGGTCTTGGTTTTGGAGCTATTTTTGGGTCCCGTCCGTTtggttgtatatatatacacacctTATATTTAGTCTGTAAACTATTCTGATTTAAAGCCTAATAAAAATCTGATTTCCCCCCAATTgttcttgtgttcttgttttgtTCACATATTTTGTTGCATCTGGTATAACTGATATATCTCTAAACTTTTTCAAGCAGAAGATGTCAACGCGAGGTCGACAATCCACGGTCACAAAGATAGGAATTTCAGAGGGGGCGAAAAAAAGTTAAAACGAGGAAGGAATCGAGTAGAACAGTTTCGACTAGAGAATTTGTTCATACGCACCAAGAAGAATTTTGGTAGCCAATTTCACGCATGAAAATGAGCATGCGGCAGCATATAAAAGACCATGCATGAATTTTTGGCAAAGCAAATTAATTAGGCTAATTAGCATAGCACTGAAGAAAAACGGGTCCAAGAGTGACCTTGGGCAtactgttcattttttttttgtggatcaTCGTTCTCTTCAATTTGTTTGAGACATCAACGGCGGCTGGACATCGGGGTTGTAGTCCTCCCGCCGCTCCCTCTCCTATCGCGTTAAGTATATTTATCGATGATCAATCTCGCTTTTTCCTTTATCTTCTATTATCTGTGTGGCTTTAGTTATGGATATGGTGTCCTAATTTTCATGTCTTGGATCGATACTGCAGAGTTCCTATACCAGGCTCCTATGGAAGAACGACATgagtttattttgttatatgtAACATATAGTAAATGAGAGTTTATGATTTGTCTTGTGACTTCTGGAAACTGAAGTGTTCAGCGCTGTGGTTGATCAATGTAATGGAGCTATGCAACTTTAGTTTGTGCAATTATGTATCAGCAATTTTCAGCCACATCAATTGTCACACGTATTAGTTTCTATCTTATTTGGAGCCAATTAAGCTGAGAGTGACGACGCTTCCGAATCTTTATTGATGGAATAGAAATTTGATATAGGTTATAAGTAGTCCATGGCCGCTGATAAACAAACATTTGCAAATTGAATCATCCTTtcgtaaaattaattaaaatatgatCGATCAGAGAATGTTGTGGTGCCTCGAAGATATTTAAAGCACTTCTAGAGAATGATCTTTTAAGTTGTTAAAGTCTACAGCATggtgcccccccccccccccaccccacccacaaaaacaaaaaaaaaaaggtctatAGTATATATGGTTAGTGGGTAAATACAAGATTTTCCAAAGATATACTATTACAAAAAGTACGGGCGTTGTCTTCAACATGTCTGACTCGTTTTGGTATTCAAGAAACAAACCCGCTACTATgtcatatcaaaaaaaaaaaaaaaaaacatatgaaAAACCCAAAACTTGTGCTAAAAGGggaaaatttattttgaaaaaaaaattaaacagcCGCTCCTCCttacataaaattaaaaacccCATTTTTGTGATGCCCAATTACTAggtagggggaaaaaaaattactagGTAGGGGGTCGCCCTAgctgattgcaaaaattggaaTAAGTACAGGGTCGATTTTTATTAGAGCCTCCGATGCAATTCGCGTAGCGAATACTATTGCAGATTGGCCTAGGCGTTAGTGCCCGGTAAGTCATGCTTCGGCTGCCTGTAGGAGCAGAGTTAGCAGGAGGACTTACGCCAGTTGCCCTGCCAGCAGAGGGCGAAGGACTTGAATGCACTCCAATCATTCTACCCCCACCTgccaaatacaaaaatttactaGTATTACAGTAAAGATTAGATATTAATATCAAAAGGGCTAAATCCATGCACTTCAATTTCCTAAACGTGAAATGTTTTCGGTTAAAATATACTCGCGGTtaagcaaaaaacaaaaaaaaaaaaatgtaaacaaaAAGATGTAGTATACTTACTACCGCAGAGAGCGGGTTGGGGTAAAATCATGGAAATCATGAAAAGCCAATAGAAGATGAAAATAGGAGGAGCAAAAGTCTTCTTGCTCATCATTATTGTTTATTTCTTCGACTATGTGGCTCGTTCTGCAAGCTCCAGTGTATACTACTTACAATTGGTTTGTGATTCTATTCGGAGAAAGATTTAAAAGGAAAAGCTACGTGGACCGTATGAAGAACTCCGAAAGACTTGACGGTCTTTTCTGGCTGCTGTTATCTTGACCCCCCCAACAAATACGTTAGTCTTGAGTGACAAGTGAGTTTCCCTTTGTAACGTATTACTGGTGTGTGTAATTGAATTATGAAGTTTGAAATTAACGTATTGGTACCAGAAAAACGTGAAATTTCCACTGAATTTCACAATTCCATTCAAATGAAGAAATATATTCTTAGTACTTAATGAAACTGTGGATTCCGACTTACTCGTTCGACTTCATCCCTCTCTTTCATTCAAACAGAACAGGTCAATGATGGAAAATTTTCACAACGTAAGGGGATAGAAATTGTGTTGAGATCAATGCATGCACGTTAAAGAAAAAGCGACATCATTGACTGAGAAATTTGACCGCAAGATGGTTCATGTTAATAGTGAAAAAAAGGAGACACAAAGGTTGAGGGATTGATGTTTAAAGCTGAGAAAGTGTCGTATAAAAGCAAGGCGACACAAAGGTTGAAGGATGGTATATTTTTTATAGAAGAGATATCACAAATTTGAGGTAACATAGCAAATTAGTAGCATTCTCAAGAGAAGGAAATATGGTGCATAGAGCAACCATTGGTTTGGTCTTAATCCTCGTTTGGATCGCCATTCTCTTCCATTTGTTTGAACAATCATTGGCGGCTCGCAATCACGTCCGTTTTCTTGCCTTATCTCCCTCTCCCAGCCAGTAAGTATCAGTGATTTGTTAGCTCTCTCTCTTCATGTTtcaaaaccccaaaaaaaaaaggctctaTTCTTTGTCGTTTACCATCTGTTGGCTAACTTTATGAACCTCTCCAGATATTTTTCAGTGACAATAAATATAAGGAAATcacaaggtttttttttttgtgttgttggggggggggggggggaatcaCAAGGAAatccctctctttttcttttgtaaatttaGGAAGATACATATATTCATCTGCAACAGAACTAACGATTGtatattttcatttctttgtttcttgtttGATAACAGAGTACCTGTACCAGCCTCCCCTCAAAGTCCACATTTTGCTTGACGAGATGCATTGCAAGATCGGAGAAAGGAGCCGTTACCTTTCTCATTTGCCATCGATTTTTCAGGAAGATGATCAAAAGgttgtaatttttatttttcgaCACTTCTAAGGTATTTAGCAGACCTGGAAGTTAATAATATGCTATTTCGTCTCTATCTACTTTGGCTTTTCTGTCCTCCACTAAATCAAAAGGCTCAAGAGTGAAAGAAGTTTACCATATTTCTGGACTCAGTTGAAAATCTAACCGGGGTTTGAAGGGGTAGCTATCGTTTACATTTTGATTTGAACTGTTCTTTCAACCAAAAAAGATGAAAATCTTatgctctcttttttttgttttgttaaccAGTCTGCAATTGTAGGGAGTAATTCACTTAGGAACTAAATATTCTTGAATTACAAATACTCAATAGAAGATACTAAAGAATTTCATATAAGCTATAGTTCTCTCTTGTGAATTACGTTGCGCTTTGTTGTTAATGCAAGTATATAATAATtagaattttttaatatttaaaaattctttttttcactgaaaaaaattacaattacGGACTACAACTTCATTCAGCATAATATAATAGGACACATATAATAATCAAAAGGCTTATTTTGGGTTTTCCAATTTCCCTGCTGATAATGGAATCCCAATTTCACCGTCCACACCACCATTCTGTGAAAGATTGAATCaggaaaagaagaagcaaaggaGAAGAGGAAACCAACTTTTTCCATGCAACATAAGGTTAAAGTTCCTTCTTCTCTTGCTCAATTGTTAGCTAAGCTTATTACGAGTACAAATTCAGGGTGTAGAAGGACTTGAGCAAACAGTTGTAGTCGCCGTGGAAACCCGCCGGGTCACCTGGGTTACTGAGTTAGTAGGGGAGTGTTTTTCCCGTCGCACTAGGAGCTGAACTTGAAGGACTTCCACCTACAGCAATCCTTTTACATTCACCTGCCAGGGAAAGATTCCAACACTTGAACTGATCTAAACTGCAACATTAATTAATAATGGGGTaaaataccccaaaaaaaaatcgtATGCTTTGGAGTATATACACTTTAGTTCCTTGTGATTTGGAAACCTATAATTTAACCACTTATGATTGTAATTAAAGTGAAACCATTAGATTTTCTGTTTGATTAATGGTCAAACTAGAACAGTCaaactttttcaataaaactattaaaaattacaaaaaaaaaaaaaaatcaccccTCAATATAAGGTTAACATAATATTCTAAATAAAATatacttttagaaaattttgaggcaaaaatgaaattttagaaaaaaaaagaaagatatatTTGCTTCGTCATCAATGCTATCTATTGGATTGCTACCACTATGCTAAAAAAGCTTATAATTACTTCGCCTCTTAAAAAGGGGCAAGAACAAATCATGGTGGCAAGAATAAATCACAGAagcaaatataatttttttttttttaattatggcGGTGGTAGTCCAACAAGTAGCATCGAATACGAGGCAAATATAAGcatttcttaaatttttatttttaactcaaaattttctaaaagtatAGTTTGCCGTCCAAATGTTTTTAGAATATTATATTAACCTTAGATTGAGGGGTGGTTTTGTAATATTATGATAATTTTATTTGAATACTTTGATTATTCAAGTTTGACCATTAAATTTAACAGAAAATTTAATGGTTTCACCTTAATTATAACCATAAGAGGTTAAACTGGAGATTTCCAAACTACAAGAAACTAAAGCATATATACGCCAAAGGATGGGGTACTTTTTGTATTTTACCATTAATTATAAGTAGCATAGCTTTCAATTCGACTACCTAATATATGTTCGTGCAGAGACAGCGGGTTGGTTTACCACAATTGTGGCAATCATCAAGAACCAACTACAGATGGTAAGACCAGAAGAAATAGGCTTTGCCCatcatctttctttctttgtgtAGTAAGGCATGAATGACTTGGTTAATTTATATGAAGCATTGAATCCAAGTGGCGTACTTCATCCCTGAACTAAGCGAAGGTTTTCCGAAGACTTTGGAAGACTTCGACTCTGGTCTGGAGTCTTGTGCTTGAAAGGAAGTTAAGTGAAAGCTGTTGGCAACATTTTCCATCCTCCAAACTCAGATGGTTTTGTGATTCAGTGCCTCCATGCAATTTTACTTATCAATATTTAACTGCTGACTCGTCCATCAACATAGGGTTTTATTCTGGTATTCTTTAATGCATGTTtggcaaaaaaaataataataattacgAGGATTTTCTATAAAGCACCAAAGTGAAAAGTGAATATTTCTATTCATTATTCTTACCATGATGAATTGACcaacaaatccaaatccaatacTAATTCTATCACCCCAAAAGTGGGTTACAATCCCCTGAAAATTGTTTCATTACAAAACAATTCATGGTCCGCCTAAACCAACtaactaaacaaatataatGTTTATAATCTAGAATTAACATTAATCTTTTGGGTTTACTACACTCTAAATTAAAACATCATTTGATCAATGGTTGGCGGAGATGTGTTCATTTTGGCATCCCTTTCCTGTGGATAATAAGAGTAAACAAGGGATCCTGAGAACTTCATTGAACATATaaaattgtgtgtgtgtgtgtgtttttttttttaatatttactcccattttattttcaaaataccaaaattCTTATCAGGGCTCCAGAAAAGGTAAAACAACAAAGAAGAAACGTATGCATACTAAAATGGTCAGCACGTTTACTAAAAGTTCAAAGCCAGAGAAAAAAGGCTAATCCTTTACACACAACAtacattttgaaaaaagaaaacaaaacaaaaacaaaaaaaaccacATATGTGTGTGTGGGTGTGTGCGTGCGCGCTCAATATTGAACCAAAAAAGAGGGTGTGTGCGTGCGCGCTCaattttgaaccaaaaaagaaaaaaagattgaCTATGATTGCTTGCAACCTTCTAGTGATCAGttttttctattaaaaacttTGCTCCCTGTTACATTGTACAATAATCAAAGttacagaaaaaagaaaaagaaaaaaaaaaagggtgtaCCGGATATAATTATCCATCAAATGAGTGCTAAAATGGACTGACACTGTGGGCTAACTTCAACATGCATTCAGGTACTAGGCGTTTTTTTGGGGGAGCATTTGCATCTTTGGCAAGCGCTTCAGAGTCTCCATCATGAATTATGGCAACCAAATCTTCAAACATATCGTCTCTACCACCTCTCATTGGGTCCTAACAGTAGACAAGtcaagcaaagaaaaaaataatgcatCAGCAAAACAAATAATCATGAACTACATGCATAATTTCCTGTGGACTTTGGAAAAGGTGAAATGTAGTTTTAGTAGTGATGCTGCTAATGAAATGAAGTACGTGAAAGGTCAAGTTTTTCTATTTCACATTTTCAACCAACGCATGAGCAACAAAGAAATAACTGTGTGTTGATGGaataggaaagaaaaagaatgagattcAGTCTAAAGTTGAAATCAAAGCAAGATTCGTTGTGAAAAGTATGAAAGAGGCCTCAATCTACGTAACAGCAAAACAGAATACAAGAAACAAGTAAGTGTAAGAGCAAGTACCTGAAGAAACAAGTCCGTGTGAGTCTTTCCTTCATATAAAACAGATTCAGCTTTAACTCCAACTTTCCTAAGAGTCTCTGCAAAACTCTTACTGCACAATGGATAAATGATATGCATCGATCAAATTCATGAAGCATGTGAGTCAACAATGATTCCTTTAAATAACTACCGAAATTGCATATCGTACTTATTAGTAACAATAATCTTTGTAATTGCACTGCACTTGGGGGGAGATTCCTACCTTGAATCTGAGGGAATAGAATAATCTCCAGTTCCATGGAATAGAATTATTGGTGGTAGGAGAGCAACCACGTTTCTAATATCTGGGTCCTGTACCTTGATTTCAGGAGAATATCGCCGTAGACCTTCTTCCCCTTCCATTATACTGaattgcaaatcatgagtaagaTGAGAGGCTAGAGAAGAACAAGTGCAATCTTAAAAAGCAAGGGTTGGAATGGTACTGAACGATTACCTTTCAAAAATTCTACGGTATAAACCTCTACTATGAAAGTGTTCAACCAGGTTAAGGAGATTGTATCTGTCCAAAAATGTTGACCAGAGAACGTGAATAAGTTGCATGTTTCTAGGTTGCGGAATGGGGAAACACTAGTTAAGAGGAGTACATGCTCATATCCAATTCGGCTACTAGTTCACATTAAGCAAAACAAGTCATTTAGCTTTCCATCCTCATGAACTAGATACTACTTTGCCATGTATATATCACAGCAGAGATAAACTACTTAAAGGTGTTATGATTTAGTTCAAATCCAGACTCCACTTTTAAGCTGTAGATCAGAATGCCATCAAACTCAAGGTACCACAACAACAATTCAGTCGGTCTGACCAATATCTGAAAACTAGGACTGCCATATTTTTGGAAAAGCATATTTCTGAGTTTTGCtacttgaaaatggtttctAAAGCATATTTCTGGAAAAGCATATTTCTAAGTTTTGCCTTAAGAGTCCAAATACTTCTGAGTTTTGCTACATGAAAAAGGTTTTTAAAGCATATTTCAGGAATTGGCAATTTACGAATACCATACATAATTGCAACCATAAATAACTAAAtataatttcatcaaaaaaagcAGGGCAGGAGGAGGAGTGATCATTTTCAAACACCATCTTTTTGGTCATATTCAGTTTGCACTCAAACTTCTGCCAACTATAAAAGCTTTACAGAACTGTTAAATCCTCATCGACCCTTTTCCCGGCTCATTGACAAAAGTTTCAAAGATTTTCCCAGTAGTTATTAATTCTTGCAGAAAGCATGAACCACTTAAACCTAACTTTCCAAGAGCTAGTGAAGCAAATGAAGAGAAAAAAGGCAAAATaggcaaggaaagaaaaagaaaaacaaaggagaAAGCTCTACAGAAATTGCCAGATACTACTTGCGCTTGCTCAGCCCATTCAGAATAGTAAaggctttgatttttttttttttttttattaccaCAAGTTATACCAAGACACAAAAGATATGATGGAAATGATCCAGAGCCATTAGCTTGCCACTATTTTTGTCCATTCCCAGCAGATCCAATCAGCTATTGATATTACAAAGATGTGTAGAGCAGATCCTCTGACTATCATGCTTGCTAATTGGAACGTGCTGACTTTTCTATGTCAAGAATTTTAGCATGAACTTACCCTCCAGAAAGACCGAAATAGGCATTAATTTGAGAGACACTCCAAGAAGTGCTTTCTCCTTCACCAGCCTCCTTGATTGCCTGCTCTACAAGTGCACAAGCAGCAATATGAGCACCTGCTGACTGTCCCATCAAGTAGATTCTGCCAATAAAAATGATGATTATGAAAACCAGAACTACTATGTCATCTGGATATAGACCATAAGATAACAGCAGATGGTGAGTACCTATCAGGATCACCTCCATATTCAGCAATGTTGTTGCATATGAATGAAATACCTCGGGAAGCATCCTGAATCATATCACCCATTGTTCCCTGAGGGAAGTTTCTGCAATTAGCAATCCAGCATCAGATGTAGTTAGAGCCAGTTAGTTAGTGCGATATTCTAGTGCTAAAACTTCAATGAGGATCTTGCCAGCTAAACTTTCTGATTTGTAACCAAAAGCATGGCATGCACTAGGAAAAAATGTCCATTACAAAGTAAGTAAAGTTACTAATGGTACAGCTTTATTCCTAAAAGcattcaaaaagaaaatttaaaattctcATGTGCTAAAGCTCAATTTGTACTTGTAAGTCTTCAGATATAAAAGAAACAGGAAATAGATGAAATATGCCTGATTCTTACTGCAGTATTTGTTTGGTATGCTAGTGGAATGCAACAATTACCTGTAGTCTATGCATGCCACTATAATGTCTCTTTCTGATAACTGTTGTCCCAGAAGAGAACCCCAAGCTTTATACCTGCAATAGGAAAAAGTCCTtagatttgtgaagaaaataaagAGGACAGATGAGGCAATAAAGGCAAAGTATGATAAAATATTCACAAAGCTGTATGCTTTAATTTGAAACCTGTCTCTTGAGATTTATACTTTGGACAATCAAGATTATCAAAAATCAactgaagtttgaaaatttggtaGCTTTTAAACAGTACCTAATACCTGCCTATCGATGTTTAATGTAATTTTAGCATCCACCACAAACACCAAATATTCACTTTTCTGAAGCAGTCAGTGTTACAGACCTCAATGTTACTTCTTCAGTCTTCttatccttcctttttttttaatcaaatataTGTGCATCTGACCATTTTATGAATCAGACTTTGCATATTTACTTCTATAAAGTTATGACATTTGATAAGTTTTCCCGCATATTGACCAAGAGAAAACCAAAGCATAACCACACACCCAATTATCCAGGCTCCACCGGTTATGAAGGCAACAACTGGCTTTGGTCCATCACCATTTTTCGGTAAGTACAAATCTAACCTGCATCATTAAGATCTTTCTTCGGTTAACAAACCCATGGAACGGAAGCAAAGGACTCAGCAAATAATGCATGATTGAATAAGAAGGCAAATGCAGTGAGCTGGCTTAATGAATGCAATTACCAGAAAACAAAATTAGTAATACTTAAGTTATACCTATTTCTTGGTTGGTCACCGTAAACAATACCTCTCTGCACTTGACTGGAACAGAAGTAATAATACCCAACTGTAACATTCAAGCATTAAAATTATGCATAGCATTTCAACAGCTATAACTGGCTCATGAAAATATACCTATTTAAATCAGGAAATAAGAGATAAATAACAGAAGTCACACAAGTGGGATACCACATAGTCTATGTAAAGAGATGGAGGCCAAAAAGTATTCCTTTAACAGAGATCATTAAACATCCAAACCTTGAATGAAACCAGGAATGAGTAGGAAAGCATAACAGCCAAGTGAAAGAAATCTGGTCACCCACCTGTAGCCTACCCTGAATAAGATAAATGATCAGAAATCATGTAGACGTTAAAATAGACTGAGGAGAAAAGATTATCATTTTCAAAAGGACATAACAATATCAAAATGAACAATCTTTTGCTCTATATAGTTAAGAATGGAAGCAGTAATCAATCATACACTTGATCATCATAATGCTTGTTTCTTAATTATGATTGTTCTCATTCCACTATTATCTGCACAGTCCAGGTACAAGGCATAGTGCTATTTGTATttctcagtccagttcataaaATATTGGCCAATccaattttctcaaaaaaaaaaaggaaagagagagaaatgtGT from the Coffea arabica cultivar ET-39 chromosome 11e, Coffea Arabica ET-39 HiFi, whole genome shotgun sequence genome contains:
- the LOC113717017 gene encoding probable isoprenylcysteine alpha-carbonyl methylesterase ICMEL1 isoform X2, whose translation is MQPQLLPISNPNPSSSSSSSSEIIPITSSASAGTMLFGSEDDMAAATRILISPTFEDEMKIETRPLISRTLSYTDTLSSTSGGSGSHQQQQRRRRTASETSLFSLSGGGRRHSFRQNMGGAASDTYLLTRLGCKLLRYLGVGYRWVTRFLSLGCYAFLLIPGFIQVGYYYFCSSQVQRGIVYGDQPRNRLDLYLPKNGDGPKPVVAFITGGAWIIGYKAWGSLLGQQLSERDIIVACIDYRNFPQGTMGDMIQDASRGISFICNNIAEYGGDPDRIYLMGQSAGAHIAACALVEQAIKEAGEGESTSWSVSQINAYFGLSGGIMEGEEGLRRYSPEIKVQDPDIRNVVALLPPIILFHGTGDYSIPSDSSKSFAETLRKVGVKAESVLYEGKTHTDLFLQDPMRGGRDDMFEDLVAIIHDGDSEALAKDANAPPKKRLVPECMLKLAHSVSPF
- the LOC113717017 gene encoding isoprenylcysteine alpha-carbonyl methylesterase ICME isoform X1, whose protein sequence is MQPQLLPISNPNPSSSSSSSSEIIPITSSASAGTMLFGSEDDMAAATRILISPTFEDEMKIETRPLISRTLSYTDTLSSTSGGSGSHQQQQRRRRTASETSLFSLSGGGRRHSFRQNMGGAASDTYLLTRLGCKLLRYLGVGYRWVTRFLSLGCYAFLLIPGFIQVGYYYFCSSQVQRGIVYGDQPRNRLDLYLPKNGDGPKPVVAFITGGAWIIGYKAWGSLLGQQLSERDIIVACIDYRNFPQGTMGDMIQDASRGISFICNNIAEYGGDPDRIYLMGQSAGAHIAACALVEQAIKEAGEGESTSWSVSQINAYFGLSGGYNLLNLVEHFHSRGLYRRIFESIMEGEEGLRRYSPEIKVQDPDIRNVVALLPPIILFHGTGDYSIPSDSSKSFAETLRKVGVKAESVLYEGKTHTDLFLQDPMRGGRDDMFEDLVAIIHDGDSEALAKDANAPPKKRLVPECMLKLAHSVSPF